The Pedococcus dokdonensis region GGAGGCGATCCGGTCCGACCGGCGCTACGGCTCGTCGATCGGCTTCCGCTACCACGACGGCAAGCCCGGCATCGTCGAGGGACTGCTGTCGCGCGGCGACCGCCGGGTCGGCCGGGTCATCGAGCAGGTGTGGCGCGACGGTGGTCGGTTCGACGGGTGGAGCGAGCACTTCTCGTTCGACCGCTGGATGTCCGCGGCCGAGACCGCGCTGGCCGACCTGCCCGTCGACGTCGCCTGGTACACCACGCGTGAGCGCGGGGAGTCCGAGGTCCTGCCCTGGGACCACATCGACTCCGGGCTCGACAAGGAGTGGCTCTGGGCCGACTGGCAGGACGCCCTCGACGAGACCGAGGTCGACGACTGCCGCTGGACCCCGTGCTTCGACTGCGGTGTGTGCCCCCAGATGGGCACCGACATCGAGATCGGTCCCACCGGCAAGACGCTGCTGCCTCTCACCGTCTTGGGGTCCGGCCGCGAAGCAATGGCCGAGGCGCACGCCCACTGAGCCACCCGGCATACCCGCTCGCCCGTCGCACGACGAGTCTTTGATGGGTTGACCCCACCAGGGCGGGGTCAACCCATCAAAGACTGGGGGTGACGGCATTCAGAGAACTCACACCGAACCCGGTGACATTTGTCATCGGGTTCGGCTGGATCGACGGAGTCGAATGAAGGCGCTCCACCCGGCTCCGTCGAGACCCGGCCGAGCCGTCACCCCTTCCGGAGGTTCCATGTCACGTCTGTCGAGAACCGTCTGCGCCGCAATCGGTGCAGCAGCCCTGGTCACCGCAGCATCGGCCGGCACCGCGCTGGCCGCCCCTGCCGGGCCCCACGCCCTGCCCGGCAGTGTCCCCTCGTGGGCGGTCGCGAAGAACCGCGCCGCGTCCACCGACGCCAACCAGCAGGTCACCTTCCGCGTCTACCTGAACTACCGGGGAGGTGACGCCGCGGCGGCCTACGCGACGGCGGTCTCGACCCCGGGCAGTGCCAACTACCGGAAGTTCCTGACCCCAGCGCAGTTCCGGGCGCAGTTCTCGCCTGCGCAGGCCGACGTCGACTCCGTCTCGTCGTGGCTGAAGAGCCAGGGCTTCACGGTCGGCGCCACCCCTGCCAACCGCAAGTACGTCGAGGCGACGGGCACCCTCGCCCAGGCCGCGAAGGCGTTCGACACCTCGTTCGCGGAGTACCGCACCGACGGCAAGACGGTGCGAGGCAACACGACCGCACTCAAGGTGCCGGCGAACCTCACGGCCGTCGAGGGCGTGGTCGGGCTCGACGAGTCGCAGACGCTGGCCCACCAGGACAAGGTGACCCCCGGTCCGGCGCTGTTCCGCAACGCCCAGCCGATGAGTGACTACTGGGGCCAGAAGACGGTGCAGAACACGCCCACTCCGGACGGCACGGCGCTGCCCTCCACGCCGAGTGCCTTTGCGCCCAAGGGGTATGCCGGGGCGCAGCTCCAGGGCCTCTACGGCATGGGCGGCGCGATCGGCTCGGGCAACGACGGACGCGGGGTGACCGTCGGCATCATCGACGCCTACGCGTCGCCGACGATCCTCCAGGACGCGAACACCTACTCGGCGGCCCACGGGCTCCCGTCGCTGAACGGCCACTTCCGCCAGGTGGTCGCTCCGGGCACGTACAACCGTCCGGAGAACCCGAAGCAGGACCCGCAGGGCTGGGCCGGTGAGGAGACGCTCGACGTCGAGGCCGTCCACACGATGGCTCCGGGAGCGGACATCACCTACATCGGCGCGCCGAACAACTACCGCGACATGGACGCGATCATGAACCGCGTCGTCGACGGACACCTGGCCGACATCGTCACCAACTCCTACGGCTACGGCGGCGAGGCGCTCCCCAACGGCACGATCAAGCCGTCGCTGGACACCCAGATCCAGGCCGCCGCCGAGGGCATGACGCTGTTCTTCTCGTCGGGCGACGACGCTGACGAGACCGGTGGTGTCGCAGGCGCGAGCCCGACCCCCGACTGGCCCGCGTCGAGCCCCTACGTCACGGCGGTCGGTGGCACCAGCGCCGGTGTGTCGCAGTCGAACTCGCGAGTCTTCGAGGTCGGCTGGGAGACCGGCAAGAGCACGCTCGACAAGGCGACCACGACGTGGAGCGCCCCGGCGTTCCTCTACGGCAGTGGTGGCGGCACGTCGCGGCTGTTCGCCCAGCCGTCCTACCAGGCCGGCGTCGTGCCGGACGCGATCTCCAAGACGTACGGTGGGGCCGCGATGCGGACCGTCCCTGACGTCGCGGCGCTCGGTGACCCGAACACCGGCATGCTGGTCGGGGAGACCCAGACCTTCCCGGACGGTTCGCAGCACTACTCCGAGTACCGCATCGGCGGCACGTCGCTGGCCTCACCGCTCTACGCGGGCATGTTCGCCCTGGCGCAGCAGAAGGCCGGCCACGCCTTCGGGCTCGCCAACCCGGTGCTCTACCGGGCCCGCACGGCGAGCATCGACATCACGAAGGCCGACCTCGGCGCCTACCCCGGCGACGTCCGGTCCGACTACGTGAACGGCGTGGACGCGACGGGCGGCTACGTCTACAGCGCCCGGTGGTTCGACCGCGACGAGAGCCTGACCATCCACGTGCGGCCCGGCTACGACGACGTCACCGGCGTCGGGGTGCCGCAGGGCCAGGCCTGGCTGGCCGCGGTCTCCGGGTCGTGAGGGCGGGAGGTGCCGTGACCACCGGGGACCGACTCTCAGGGAACTCACATGAAACCGGTGACATATGTCATCGGAGGATGAGCCCCGCTCGGTATCCAATATCAGTGGTCGCGGTCGCCTCCTCCTGACCGCCGTGCACCGGCCGGCAAGTCCCCTTCACTTCGCCGGCCCGGTGCCACCCCCAGCTCCTCGTGCGGAGAGGGCTGGGTATGCCGCCCGCTCGCCCGGCCTCGCGCCAGGGCAGAGCGGGCGGCCTACGTCTGCGGCCGGTGTGGCGGTGGCTCGCCTGGGCTCGCCGCATGGGTGAGCGGGCGGCATACGTGTCGGGTTCCGCACGGCCGACGACCTGATGCGCCTCGACCTCTGACGGCGCCGGGACCCCCGAGCGGTCCGGGACGTCCTGCGGCTAACCCATCCGGCTCGCGAACCACGGCCGGTGCAGGTCGAGGTAGCGCATGTCGCTGACCTGTGCCATCTCCGCCTCGAACTCGCTGCGCTGCGGCTCGGGCATGTCCATCTGCTCGCCCTTGCGCGCCGCTTCCTCGCTGCGGAACGCGACCGTCTCGGTGAAGAAGCCGTCGTCGTCGATGGCGATGGTGCCGCCGATGATCTCGGGCCGCGCCTCGTGCAGCATGTCCATCGGCTGGTCCATGAACCGGCGGAACCGCTCGGGGTCGCTGAGCCGGCCCTGCATGACCTGCACGAAACCGGCGTCGTCCGATCCGCCGTCGAGGAACATCTGCGCGTTGTCGCAGTCGTGGAACATGACGTCGCCGTCGAAGCACTCCTGCATCTTCGCGAACCACTCGCCCTGCTCGGGCCGGGTCGAGTTCCTGGCAGCGGCCTCCCGGCTCTCGAACCGCACCACGCCCACGAACTCACCGTCGTCGGTCATGCCGTAGGTCCCGCCCAGCCAGCCCTCGGCCGTCGGTCCCAGCTGCTCGCGCCACTCGTCGGTCAGCTGGTGCATTCGGTCGGCGTCGCGACACCGACCCTGGATGATCTGGATGAACACCTCTCAACCCTCCGCTTCTCTGCAGGGGCCGCTTCCCGGCGAAGTGGTCCAACTCCCGAAGTTACGCCGACCGCCGGGAGCCGTCACCGGACAATCCGGGCCGTGCGCCCAGCGGTCGCGAGTGGGTCAGGCGAACAGCGCGCCGACCACCTCGCGGAAGGTCCGGGTGTGCAGGTCGACGTCGTCGCGCGAGGTCTCCGGGCACATCAGCGCCATGTTGTGGAACGGCGTCATGAGGATGCCGCGGTTGGCCATCGCGAGGTGCAGGTAGGCGTCGAGCGCGTCGTCGGCGGCGGCCGCGGACTCCTCGCCGGTGCGGGGCGCGGGGCGTGCGAAGCGGTACTCCGCCCGGGCGCCGAGCCGGCTGATCGACCACGGGACGTCGAGCTCGTCGAGGGTGGCCTGGACTCCCTCGGTGAAGGCGCTCGCGAGAGCGGTCATGTGCGCGAACGCCTCAGGTGTCAGCACCTCGCCCAGCGTGGCGCGCATGGCGGCCGTCGAGAGCGCGTTGCCGGCGAGGGTGCCCCCGACGCCACCGACGTCGACGATGTCGGCGTCGCCCGCCTCGGTGTGACGCGTGACGGCGGCCGCCACCTCCGCCGACAGCCCGTAGGCCCCGCACGGGATCCCTCCGCCGATGGACTTCCCGATCACGAAGACGTCGGGTGCCAGCCCCCACTCGCGGGTCGCGCCGCCCCACCCCGCCGAGAAGGTGTGCGTCTCGTCGATCACCAGCAACGCGCCATACCTCGTCGCGAGCTCACGGACCCCCTCGAGGAAGCCCGGCTCCGGCAGCACGATCCCGATGTTCGTGAGGGCCGGCTCGGTGAGCACCGCCGCCACGTCACCGTGCGCGAGCGCTGCCTCCACCGAGGCGAGGTCGTTCCAGGTGGCCACCCGGGTGGTGAGGTCGAGGTCGACCGGGGGAGCGACGTTGCCGGGACGGCTCTCGGCCTTGCCATCGGGCCCGGGCAGCGCGAAGGCCTCGTCGACCGAGCCGTGGTAGCAGTACGCGAAGACCAGCACCTTCGGCCGGCCGGTGGCCAGGCGCGCCAGCCGGATCGCCCAGCGGTTCGCGTCGGTGGCCGACAGCGTGAAGCTCCAGAGCGGCATACCGAACCGGCGCTCCAGCTCGGCCCCCACCCACTGGGCGTCAGCGGTCGGCAGCATCGTCGTGATCCCGCCGAGCTGGCCGGCCCGCCGCTGCACGGCGGCAACCGTGGCAGCGGGGGAGTGGCCCGCCATCGCGCCGGTGTCCCCGAGCGCGAAGTCGACGTAGGTGTGGCCGTCGACGTCCGTCACCCGGTTGCCGGTGGCGGAGTCGAGGTAGAGCGGGAAGCCGCCCGACCACATGTTCATCCACGTCATCGGAACCCGGCCGAACAGGTTGCCGGCCTCCTCGAAGAGCATGCGGCTGCGGGGGTGCCTGTCGGTGTACGCCGCCTGCTCACCGTCGAGGAGCGTGGCCAGCAGGGTGCGGTCGAGGTCTGCCATGGGCCCACGCTAGGAGCCCGGACCGGCGCGCGGGGCCGGACTGCGGATTCCGTAGGCTGGTCGCATGGCTCGTCAGCGCGTCCCCGAAGGTCCACCCCCCGCGCCGGCGGTGCAGAAGCTGCGGGTGAGGTACGCCAAGCGGGGACGGCTGCGGTTCTCCTCGACGCGCGACTTCCAGCGGGCCCTCGAGCGGGCCCTGCGCCGGGCCGGGGTGCCGATGGCGTTCTCCGCGGGCTTCCACCCGCACCCGAAGATCAGCTACGCGAACGCCGCGCCGACCGGCACCGCGAGCGAGGCCGAGTACTTCGAGATCTCGGTGACCGAGCGGGTCGACCCGGAGTCGGTGCGGCGCGCCCTCGACGAGGCGCTGCCGCAGGGGCTCGACGTGCTCGAGGTGGTCGAGGCTGCTCCCGGGGCGCTCGCCGACCGGTTGCAGGGCAGCGACTGGGTGATGGATTTCGCCGGGGTCACCGTCGAAGAGCTCCAGACTGCCGCTGACCAGCTGCTCGCGCTCGACCGGGCCGAGGTGACCCGGACCTTCAAGACCGGGCCCAGGACGTTCGACGTCAGGTCCGCCGTCGTGTCGTTGACCACCCAGCCGTCCGAGCGCCCGGACTGTGCGATACTTCGGGTGGTTGTACGGCACACCACACCGGCCGTACGCCCCGACGACGTCCTGACCGCGCTGCGAGCAGCCACGGAGCTGGCGCCACCGACACCACCCCTGGTGACCCGACTGGCGCAAGGCCCGCTGCGACCCGCAACCGCTGGGGTGGCTGATCCACTGGCTGCCGACGAGGACGACGACGGCGTCTGACGAGGTGCCGCGCGACCTGCGCGAGCCTCGACGGGCGTAGCCCAACCGACTTCCGTGTCGACGGCACCCGCCGCAGGCACGAGCAACACCGCGCACCACGTGACCGAGGCAGAGTCCGATCCGGGCTCTGGGTGTGGTCTCAGTCCGTGGGTGACGGAAGGACGCCACGGATGGCCTCCATGGAAGACCACAACACCCCCGACTCCGCTTCGCAGGACGCTCCCGCCGAGGGTGCGGGGAGCGCTCCGGCCACGGATGCGGCCCCGGCCCGCAAGCGCGCCCGCCGCGCGACCAAGAAGGCCAGCGCCCCGGTGGTCGCCGAGCCCGCAGCGGTCGCCGAGCCCGCAGCGAACGCCGGCCCGGCCGAGCCCGCTGCCTCCGCGGAAACGGACGACGCGAGCGCCGAGGGTGCGGCCCCCGCCGGCAAGCCGGTCAAGAAGGCTGCTGCCAAGAAGGCGACGGCCAAGAAGGCCACCGCGAAGAAGGCCACTGCGAAGAAGGCCACTGCGAAGAAGGCCACGGCCAAGAAGGCCACCAAGGCGGCCCAGGTCGTCGACGAGGCCCCGGCCGACGAGGCGCTCGCCGACGAGATGGCTGATGAGACGGCCACTGACGAGATGGTCTCGGGTGTCGCGACCCCGGCCGAGGCGTCCAGCGCCGACGAGACCGACGAGGACAGCGAGCCCGAGGCGGAGGGTCAGCCCGCCGCCGCGCCCACCTTCGGCGTGCTCTTCCAGGCTCCCGAGCCGGCCGCCGCCCGCCCCACCCGTCGTCGTGCGGCGACCAAGGCCGCTGGCCCGCCGCAGCCCGCCAGCGACGTCGCCGAGCCGGACGCCGCTGAGCGCACCGACTCCTCGGACCCGACGGGCGCGGCCGCTGAGGGCGACCAGGGCGCCGACCAGGGTCCGGCGCCGCGTCGCCGTCGTGGCCGTGGCAAGGCCGCCCAGGCCGACAGCGCGCCCGCGGCCGACTCCGACGAGTCGGCGGGCTCCGACCAGGACCAGCAGGACGATGCCGCTGGTCAGGCGCGCGACGACGAGGCCGAGGGCGGCAGCGAGGGCGGTCGCCGTCGTCGCCGCCGCGGGGGCAAGGGTCGCGGTCGCGGTCGCGGTCAGTCCGACACCGGTGACTCCGCAGCCCCGGGTGACGAGGACGACGAGTCCAGCAGCGCCGACGGCGCCGACGCCGAGGCGTCCGACGACCAGGCCGGTGAGGGCGAGGGCTCGTCGAGCCGCCGTCGTCGCCGTCGTCGTCGCAGCGGTTCGTCCGCCGAGGGCGACGACCCGCCCGGCACGACGACGCGGGTGCGTGAGTCGCGCCGGGACGAGCCGCAGAGCGTGAAGGGCTCGACCCGCCTCGAGGCCAAGAAGCAGCGTCGCCGCGAGGGCCGCGAGGCCGGCCGACGCCGCACCATCATCACCGAGGCCGAGTTCCTGGCCCGCCGCGAGAGCGTCGAGCGGGTGATGGTCGTCCGCGAGCGCGAGGGCCGCACCCAGATCGGCGTGCTCGAGGACGACGTGCTCGTCGAGCACTACGTCTCCCGCGAGACCAACGCCTCGATGGCCGGCAACGTCTACCTCGGTCGCGTCCAGAACGTGCTGCCGTCGATGGAGGCCGCCTTCGTCGACATCGGCAAGGGCCGCAACGCCGTCCTCTACGCCGGTGAGGTCAACTGGGACGCCGCGGGCCTCGAGAACAACCAGCCGAAGCGGATCGAGAACGCCCTCAAGTCCGGCGACACCGTGCTCGTGCAGGTCACCAAGGACCCGATCGGTCACAAGGGCGCCCGGCTCACCAGCCAGATCTCGCTGCCCGGCCGCTACCTGGTCTACGTGCCCGAGGGCTCCATGACCGGCATCTCGCGCAAGCTCCCCGACACCGAGCGCAGCCGCCTCAAGGGCATCCTCAAGGAGGTCGTGCCCGACAGCGCCGGCGTCATCGTGCGCACCGCCGCAGAGGGCGCCAGCGAGGAGGAGCTGCGGGCCGACGTCGAACGGCTCACCAAGACCTGGGACAAGATCAAGGCCAAGGCCGACTCCAAGAGCAAGGGCAAGGGTGGCGCGCCCACCCTCGTCCACGGCGAGCCCGACCTGACCGTCCGGGTCATCCGCGACGTGTTCAACGAGGACTTCACCTCGCTGGTCGTCGCCGGCGAGCAGGCCTGGGGCGAGGTCAGCGAGTACCTCGGCGACGTGGCCCCCGACCTGGCCGGACGCCTGAAGAAGTGGACCTCCGAGGAGGACCTGTTCACCCACTACCGGGTGGACGAGCAGATCGCCAAGGCGATGGACCGCAAGGTCTGGCTGCCGTCCGGCGGCTCACTGGTGATCGACCGCACCGAGGCGATGACGGTCGTCGACGTCAACACCGGCAAGTTCGTCGGGTCGGGTGGCAACCTCGAGGAGACCGTCACCAAGAACAACATCGAGGCCGCCGAGGAGATCGTCCGCCAGCTCCGCCTGCGCGACATCGGCGGGATCATCGTCATCGACTTCATCGACATGGTCCTCGAGAGCAACCGCGAGCTCGTCGTGCGGCGCCTGCTCGAGTGCCTCGGGCGCGACCGCACCAAGCACCAGGTCGCCGAGGTGACCTCGCTCGGCCTGGTCCAGATGACCCGCAAGCGGGTCGGCTCCGGGCTGATCGAGGTGTTCTCCGAGACCTGCGAGCACTGTGGCGGGCGCGGGATCATCGTGCACGCCGACCCGGTGGAGAGGTCCTCCGGTGGCGGCGACGGCGGCGGGCGCGACAACGGTGGCAACGGTGGGGGCTCCTCCTCTGGCGCCCAGAGCCGCAGTGGCCGGGGTCGGCGCGGCCGCTCCGGTACGACCGGCCCGGCCACCCCCGAGCCGGTGGCCCAGCCCACGCACTCCGGGCCCACCCCGGCGCAGATCGCCGCCGCGGCGCACGCGGCTGCGCTCAAGTCGGCCGACCACCACCACGACGACCACGACGGCGAGGGTGGTCACGAGCACGAGCACGAGCACGAGCACGAGCACCAGCACGAGGACGCCGGTCAGGACGCCCCGGTCGTCGAGGTGCACGAGGACGTCGCCGAGCAGGACGTCACGCCGTCGCAGCCCGAGCAGTCCGAGCAGCCCGAGCCTGAGTCCCAGCCCGAGCCCGAGTCGCAGCCCGAGGCCGAGTCCGAGGCTGAGTCCCAGCCCGAGGTCGCCCCGGCGCCCGAGCCGGTCGACGAGCCGGTCGCGGAGGCGCCCAAGCGGCGCCGTCGTGGACGGGTGGTGGCCCCCGCGGGACCGCCGCGTGGCGGGACCCCGAACAGCGGTGCGGAGAGCGGTTTGGAGCAGGACGGCTCCACCCGGTAATCTTGTCCCTTGGTGCGCCCACCGTCCGGCGTCCGTCAGTTGTGCTCAGGCACAGCGCGGGTAGCTGCCGGCCGGTCCAGACAGAGAGCGCGTGCCACCCGAAGCAGTGAAAGAGAGTTCCACGTGTACGCGATTGTTCGCGCTGGTGGTCGCCAGGAGAAGGTCTCCGTCGGCGATGTCCTCATCATCGACAAGGTCAGCGGCAAGCCCGGCGACAGCCTCGACCTGGTCCCCCTCCTCGTGGTCGACGGCTCGACCGTGACCAGCGACGCCGACAAGCTCGCCAAGGTCACCGTCAAGGCCGAGGTCGTCAAGCCCGCCAAGGGCCCGAAGATCACGATCATGAAGTACAAGAACAAGACCGGCTACCGCAAGCGTCAGGGCCACCGTCAGCACCTGACCCAGGTCAAGATCACCGCGATCGACGCCTGAGTTTCGGACCAGAGACCCAGAGAAGGCAGGTACTGACATGGCACACAAGAAGGGTGCGTCCTCGACCCGTAACGGTCGCGACTCGAACGCACAGTTCCTCGGCGTGAAGCGCTACGGCGGCCAGCTCGTCAACGCGGGCGAGATCCTCGTCCGCCAGCGTGGCACCCACTTCCACCCGGGCGACGGTGTCGGCCGCGGTGGCGACGACACGCTGTTCGCGCTGGTCGCGGGCAACGTCGAGTTCGGCACCAAGCGCCGTCGTCGCGTCGTCAACATCGTCCCGGTGGAGACCGCGGACGCCAGCTGACCTCCGGGCGAAGCAGGACGTCAGAAACTTTCGGTATGCCGCGTGGCCCGGCCACGTGACTGACCGCACCGGAGGGGGCGGGCCCGACCAGGGCCCGCCCCCTCCGCACGTCTTTCCTAGAATCTCCCCACAGACCCAGAGGAGTCTCCCCATGACCACGTTCGTCGACCGCGTCGTGCTGCACGTCGCCGCCGGCGACGGTGGCCACGGCGTGGCCTCGGTCAAGCGCGAGAAGTTCAAGCCGCTCGGCGGCCCCGACGGCGGCAACGGCGGGCGGGGTGGCAACGTCATCCTGCGGGTCGACCCCAACGTCACCACGCTGCTGGACTACCACCACCACCCCCACCGCAAGGCGACCAACGGCAAGCCGGGCGCCGGTGACGAGCGCAACGGCGCCGACGGCGGCGACCTCGTCCTGCCCGTGCCCGAGGGCACCGTCGTCAAGGACGGCTCGGGTGCGGTGCTGATGGACCTCGTCGGGCTCGACGGTGAGTTCATCGTCGCCAAGGGCGGCCGCGGGGGACTGGGCAACAAGGCGCTCGCGTCGGCCCGCCGCAAGGCCCCGGGCTTCGCGCTCCTCGGCGAACCGGGCGACGCCCTCGACATCGTGCTCGAGCTGAAGTCGCTCGCCGACGTCGCGTTGATCGGCTTCCCGTCCGCGGGCAAGTCCTCGCTCGTCTCGGTGCTGTCGGCGGCCCGGCCGAAGATCGCCGACTACCCGTTCACGACCCTGGTGCCCAACCTGGGGGTCGTGCAGGCCGGTGACGGCCGGTTCACCATCGCCGACGTCCCGGGGCTCATCCCCGGCGCCAGCGAGGGCAAGGGCCTGGGGCTGGAGTTCCTGCGCCACGTCGAGCGCTGCTCGGTGCTCGTGCACGTCATCGACTGCGCGACGCTCGAGCCGGGCCGCGACCCGATGACCGACCTCGACGTCATCGAGCAGGAGCTGGCGCAGTACGTCCCCGACGAGAGCCTGGGGGGTCGGCCGCTGGCCGAGCGCACCCGCATCGTCGTGCTCAACAAGGCCGACGTGCCCGACGCACTCGAGCTCGCCGAGCTGGTCAAGCCCGACCTCGAGGCGCGGGGCATCGAGGTGTTCGTCGTCTCCGCGGTGGCCCACACGGGCCTGCGCGAGCTGACCTTCGCGATGGCCCGGCACGTCGCCGCGGCCCGGGCCGAGATCGAGGCCGTTGCCGCGGCGACCCCCCAGCGGATCGTCATCCGCCCGAAGGCGGTCGACGACTCGGGCTTCAAGGTGATCCGCGAGAACACCGCAGACGGTGAGGTGTTCCGGATCGAGGGTGAGCGCCCGACCCGCTGGGTGCGCCAGACCGACTTCTCCAACGACGAGGCCGTCGGCTACCTCGCCGACCGGCTGGGCCGGGCCGGGGTCGAGGAGGCGCTGTTCAAGGCAGGCGCCGTGGCTGGTGCGACCGTGCTGATCGGGCCCAAGGACAACGCCGTGGTCTTCGACTGGGAGCCCACCCTCGTGGCCGGTGCCGAGCTGCTGGGCGCCCGGGGCACCGACCTGCGCCTCGAGGAGGTCAGCCGCCCCACCCGTGACGACAAGCGTGCCGACTACGCCGAGCGCAGGGTCGCCCGGACCGCGGCACGCGATGAGCTCGCGGCCGAGCGCAAGGCGGGGCACTGGGCCACGGCGAAGGACGAGGACGACGACGAATGAGCGCGGCTGACCGCCGGGGCGACGTGGCGCGCGCCCGGCGCCTGGTGGTCAAGGTCGGGTCCTCCAGCCTGACCGACGTCGGGGGCGGCTCGCTCGACGAGGCGCCCCTGGTCGCCATCGTCGACGCCCTGGCCCAGCGCATCACCGCCGGCCACCAGGTCGTGCTGGTCTCGTCGGGCGCGATCGCCGCCGGCATCGCACCGCTGGGACTCGCGAAGCGGCCCTGGGACCTGGCCACCCAGCAGGCGGCGGCGAGCGTGGGGCAGGGAGCCCTCGTCGCGGCATACCAGCGCGCCTTCGGTGCCCACGGGCTTACCGTCGGGCAGGTGCTGCTGACCGCCGACGACGTCACCCGGCGCTCGCACTACACCAACGCCCGGCGCACCCTCGACCGGCTGCTCGAGCTGGGCATCGTGCCGATCGTCAACGAGAACGACACGGTGGCCACCCACGAGATCCGGTTCGGCGACAACGACCGGCTCGCGTCGCTGGTCGCCCACCTCGTGCACGCCGACGGGCTCGTGCTGCTCACCGACGTCGATGCCCTGTATGACGGGCCGCCCAGCAAGCCGGGGACCCGGCGGGTGCCGACCGTGGTCGGTGGCGCCGGGCTGGACGACATCGTCATCGGGGGCACCGGGTCGAGCGTCGGCAGCGGTGGCATGGTCACGAAGGTCGAGGCAGCTTCGATCGCGAACGCGGCGGGCATCACCACCGTGCTGACCAGTGCGGACCGGGTGGCGCAGGCGCTGGCCGGTGAGGACGTCGGCACGGTGTTCGTGCCGACCGGCTCGAGGCGCACGTCGCGCAAGCTCTGGCTGGCCCATGCCACGACGCCGATGGGTCGCCTCGTGCTCGACCCGGGTGCCGTGCGGGCGGTGACCGAGCGTCGCACCTCCTTGCTCCCGGCCGGGATCACCGGGGTGGAGGGGACCTTCTCCGACGGCGACCCGGTCGACCTCTGTGCCCCCGACGGCCGCGTCATCGGCCGCGGGCTGGTCAACTACACCTCCGCCGAGCTGCCCGGCATGCTGGGCCGGTCGACGCGCGACCTGGCCAAGGAGCTCGGTCCCGAGTACGAGCGCGAGGTCGTCCACCGCGACGACCTGGCCCTGCTCTAGCGGCGGGCCCCGCCAAGGGTCAGCGGACCGGCTGGCCGATGGGCCGTGCGGAGCCCTGCTGGACCGCCCGGCCATCCGCGAGGCTGAGGACGGTCCGGTCGCCGAGCGCCCGGTCGAGCCGCACGTCGACCGTGCGGATGGCCCCGATGGCGGCGCAGGCGATGTCCTGGCCGGTGGGCTCACGCGGCACCTCGAGCACGGTGACGACCACCGCCCGGTCCGACTCGAACGCCTCGCCCCGGTAGTCGCCACCGCAGGCCCCCGGCTCGGCCGGCTTGCCGGTGAAGGTCAGCGTCAGGGTCCGGCCGCCACCACCCAGCTCGAACGACTCCACCCCCTGTCCGTCACCCGGCGCAGGCGACCAGTCCACCGGGGTCCTCACGAGTCCCGATGCCGGCAGCGCCACCCGGAGCAGCCTCACCGCCGTGCCCTCCAGCGAGAACCGCCACGCGGGCACCTGGACCT contains the following coding sequences:
- a CDS encoding S53 family peptidase; translation: MSRLSRTVCAAIGAAALVTAASAGTALAAPAGPHALPGSVPSWAVAKNRAASTDANQQVTFRVYLNYRGGDAAAAYATAVSTPGSANYRKFLTPAQFRAQFSPAQADVDSVSSWLKSQGFTVGATPANRKYVEATGTLAQAAKAFDTSFAEYRTDGKTVRGNTTALKVPANLTAVEGVVGLDESQTLAHQDKVTPGPALFRNAQPMSDYWGQKTVQNTPTPDGTALPSTPSAFAPKGYAGAQLQGLYGMGGAIGSGNDGRGVTVGIIDAYASPTILQDANTYSAAHGLPSLNGHFRQVVAPGTYNRPENPKQDPQGWAGEETLDVEAVHTMAPGADITYIGAPNNYRDMDAIMNRVVDGHLADIVTNSYGYGGEALPNGTIKPSLDTQIQAAAEGMTLFFSSGDDADETGGVAGASPTPDWPASSPYVTAVGGTSAGVSQSNSRVFEVGWETGKSTLDKATTTWSAPAFLYGSGGGTSRLFAQPSYQAGVVPDAISKTYGGAAMRTVPDVAALGDPNTGMLVGETQTFPDGSQHYSEYRIGGTSLASPLYAGMFALAQQKAGHAFGLANPVLYRARTASIDITKADLGAYPGDVRSDYVNGVDATGGYVYSARWFDRDESLTIHVRPGYDDVTGVGVPQGQAWLAAVSGS
- a CDS encoding transaminase, yielding MADLDRTLLATLLDGEQAAYTDRHPRSRMLFEEAGNLFGRVPMTWMNMWSGGFPLYLDSATGNRVTDVDGHTYVDFALGDTGAMAGHSPAATVAAVQRRAGQLGGITTMLPTADAQWVGAELERRFGMPLWSFTLSATDANRWAIRLARLATGRPKVLVFAYCYHGSVDEAFALPGPDGKAESRPGNVAPPVDLDLTTRVATWNDLASVEAALAHGDVAAVLTEPALTNIGIVLPEPGFLEGVRELATRYGALLVIDETHTFSAGWGGATREWGLAPDVFVIGKSIGGGIPCGAYGLSAEVAAAVTRHTEAGDADIVDVGGVGGTLAGNALSTAAMRATLGEVLTPEAFAHMTALASAFTEGVQATLDELDVPWSISRLGARAEYRFARPAPRTGEESAAAADDALDAYLHLAMANRGILMTPFHNMALMCPETSRDDVDLHTRTFREVVGALFA
- a CDS encoding TIGR03936 family radical SAM-associated protein, giving the protein MARQRVPEGPPPAPAVQKLRVRYAKRGRLRFSSTRDFQRALERALRRAGVPMAFSAGFHPHPKISYANAAPTGTASEAEYFEISVTERVDPESVRRALDEALPQGLDVLEVVEAAPGALADRLQGSDWVMDFAGVTVEELQTAADQLLALDRAEVTRTFKTGPRTFDVRSAVVSLTTQPSERPDCAILRVVVRHTTPAVRPDDVLTALRAATELAPPTPPLVTRLAQGPLRPATAGVADPLAADEDDDGV
- a CDS encoding Rne/Rng family ribonuclease translates to MASMEDHNTPDSASQDAPAEGAGSAPATDAAPARKRARRATKKASAPVVAEPAAVAEPAANAGPAEPAASAETDDASAEGAAPAGKPVKKAAAKKATAKKATAKKATAKKATAKKATAKKATKAAQVVDEAPADEALADEMADETATDEMVSGVATPAEASSADETDEDSEPEAEGQPAAAPTFGVLFQAPEPAAARPTRRRAATKAAGPPQPASDVAEPDAAERTDSSDPTGAAAEGDQGADQGPAPRRRRGRGKAAQADSAPAADSDESAGSDQDQQDDAAGQARDDEAEGGSEGGRRRRRRGGKGRGRGRGQSDTGDSAAPGDEDDESSSADGADAEASDDQAGEGEGSSSRRRRRRRRSGSSAEGDDPPGTTTRVRESRRDEPQSVKGSTRLEAKKQRRREGREAGRRRTIITEAEFLARRESVERVMVVREREGRTQIGVLEDDVLVEHYVSRETNASMAGNVYLGRVQNVLPSMEAAFVDIGKGRNAVLYAGEVNWDAAGLENNQPKRIENALKSGDTVLVQVTKDPIGHKGARLTSQISLPGRYLVYVPEGSMTGISRKLPDTERSRLKGILKEVVPDSAGVIVRTAAEGASEEELRADVERLTKTWDKIKAKADSKSKGKGGAPTLVHGEPDLTVRVIRDVFNEDFTSLVVAGEQAWGEVSEYLGDVAPDLAGRLKKWTSEEDLFTHYRVDEQIAKAMDRKVWLPSGGSLVIDRTEAMTVVDVNTGKFVGSGGNLEETVTKNNIEAAEEIVRQLRLRDIGGIIVIDFIDMVLESNRELVVRRLLECLGRDRTKHQVAEVTSLGLVQMTRKRVGSGLIEVFSETCEHCGGRGIIVHADPVERSSGGGDGGGRDNGGNGGGSSSGAQSRSGRGRRGRSGTTGPATPEPVAQPTHSGPTPAQIAAAAHAAALKSADHHHDDHDGEGGHEHEHEHEHEHQHEDAGQDAPVVEVHEDVAEQDVTPSQPEQSEQPEPESQPEPESQPEAESEAESQPEVAPAPEPVDEPVAEAPKRRRRGRVVAPAGPPRGGTPNSGAESGLEQDGSTR
- the rplU gene encoding 50S ribosomal protein L21, producing MYAIVRAGGRQEKVSVGDVLIIDKVSGKPGDSLDLVPLLVVDGSTVTSDADKLAKVTVKAEVVKPAKGPKITIMKYKNKTGYRKRQGHRQHLTQVKITAIDA